The Euwallacea fornicatus isolate EFF26 chromosome 5, ASM4011564v1, whole genome shotgun sequence genome includes the window AAGAGAGACCATTTAATCAGGGAATGTCAGTTGGTCATTGATTggtattttaattcaaatatgaaTAAAGTCTCAAAGTTTAACAAATGCTCGTTATTCAGGCTAGAAGCAGATGCAGGTGAGAAAGAAAAccaaattctgcatttttccGACGTAACTGTAGGTTGGGAAAATACGTTACATCAGTTGCAATCAAATGGTACTATCGCCTTCGGAAGTTCTCGGTACattcaagtaaaaataattgcacTTTTTCacagttaataaaaatttttctagaCAAATAGTCGATAAAATTGACCCAGACGCGCCACATTATCAGGAAAAATGTTTGCATGATCTAGACAGGGAGGATGAGAAACGGCTAAGTAAATCTATATTCAAAGAGATTAGAAGTGGGAAATTGGAAGAGGCCCAGAAGGTGATtagcttaatttttaatactgtCTCTTAAGAATTATGCCATTGCAGCTTGCGCGGCAGTGCGGTCACTCATGGAAAGCCGCTCTTTTTGAGGGCTGGCAATTGTACCACAATCCTAATATCAAAGAAGACATGATTGCAGAAAATATGTCTGAGGCAGATGATGGGTATGAAGAGATGGAATGTCAcgaagtaaaaaatgttgaagggAATAGTAACAGGGATATATGGAAAATCATGGCAATTAAGTATGCAATGCAAGTAAGGAATTGACATCTATTATTTACACAGGATGTCCCAAAATTagtgggaaaaattttaacatagtATTCAACggtaaaatatatgaaatcaAATCGATATGAACATAGGTGTGCCCATAAAATTATGAGCAATATCCATTACCATCGATACTTTAACTCTAAGTAAACACTTCACGTGTGCAATTTTGAATCTgcgtacatttttttattctttttaaaagTCGACTGTGGTGAAGGAATGATGAAGGTTCTGATATCGCTATTCGCCAAGTAGTCCAGATACGCCAAATTTTTAGAGgtgtaaaaaaaagaaaaacgacaaagggttttttaaattgcagaaatgcatattttaaagaatgaaaaattttaggggttataagaaaatataagcttttaatactttcatttgcatttttcgtcatatgtttttacataaaattcattattcTAAACACTTTTACACTAATTGTGTGGCATCCTGCATATTTGCATCAAATAACATTTGTTTAGAATTATATAGATATATTTGAGAAAGCAGCAATAGGAGTATTTTGCGGACATCTTAATGCTGTGCTGCCCGTTTGTTCTACGTGGGAGGATTATTTGTGGGCTTACATGAAAATTATGGTAGACATTCGAGTGGAATCTGAGATCAGAGATTATTGCTCCCGATATAATAGTTACGTTTCTTTACCTGACGAATATTGGCAGCAAGGGTAATGGAGAAAGGGTAAAATGAATGAGACAAGATTTCtgtaaaatgttatatttcgTTAGGAGGTCCCTTAATGAGATTTTTGGCGACTTGGAGTCGTCGACTAGTAAACTGGTACGAGAAGAATCGAAGGACCCTTATCACATAATTCAGAAATACGTTATATTGGACGAAATTCCTGCGTTGTTGGGCGATCTACTGGAATGGTCGGAGAGTCCGAGTACTAGTACTCATTTCTTGAGATTCAGCGCACATTTGGTATTGTTTCTGGATCAGATTGGACGCGGTAGTAAGCGAGATTGCGTCGCAGGAGTGATCAGAGCGtaagtaaacaaaaaagtaataaaaaaaattttgaatttattttgttttgataGTGAATCGTCttagaaaaccaaatttgagAAGCGAAGTGTTTTAATATAAAGTATAAGCATTTAGACAAAAGAATAGAAATTGTTACAAATCTTAAATAACAtcttatttaatgtttttcataacttcgtttcaaattgaaatttgcagaATGTAAGGCGGaaatactaaatttttcagtttctcgttaatttttttacaaaataatatctatGTTAAAGGTACATTAAACGACTGATGAAAATGAACGAAACTCAGCTTGTAGCCCACTACGTGAGCAAGTTAAACCTCAATAGTCAAGTCCATCTATACGCGCaacatttggaaaatattaccgATCTCGACGAGAGAAAACAAGCGCTACACTATGCTGAACAATGCGGCCTGGATCTCTTCAAGATCACCAAGCAAATCGTTGAAAACATCCGACACAAATCTGAGGACCTTGATCAAGCGGGCAATCTGCAGAAAAAACTTACCGAAACGGACAAACTGAAAATCTCTGCCCTTGACTGGCTCTCCTTTTTTGAATCTCAAAGAGTGGAACTTTTAATTCAGTCCAACGCtttgattttcaatttccttgtGATGGGCAAACTAGACGCAGCTCAGCTTGCATTCAACAAAGTACCCATCGACGCCGTCGGGGAGTTAACTGCGGAGATTGGAGATGATAATAaagaatttaacaaaaacgtTAAAGAACATTTGAGCTATAAGGCGTATTTGGAGGCTTATGAGTCGTTTAACGCGTGGTTCAAACAGTCGAAGAACAAACCGGCTGAGCCGGCTGGATTACCTCCCACTGCTACCTTTCCTGAGAAGGTTATTCACGAACACAGAATATCTCAATACAAAGCTGATGTGGACAGGCAAGTATCATTGGTCATTCATAATCAgaagttaaataataaatactaaCCCCAAATACCTATATTGCGTTTTTAAGAGAAAGATAAGAAAATGTTGCAAAGAAATCATTTGAACAACTAAACTTGGGCATTTgatttcaatgatttttacTCAACTAAAAGAGACTgtttttgataaacaaataacattatGGTAAGTGGAAAAATCTCTATAGGTGGGAACTCACTACAACTCATTTGGCCAACACCGCGAAAACCCTGCTATACAACGTGCTGCTGTTTCCAGATGGATGGCTGATCGGAGCGCGGGATGCTGATCATTTACGGAAGACCGTCTTACCCGAAGTCTCGTTCCTGTTATATTCAGTATTATGCGATACGAAGATGTACGGGAAATGTGTTGAATTGGGCAATATCATCGCTTCCGAACAATACTTGCTTTATAAGGTAAAAAAGAGATACATAAAACCATGTACAAGTTTAGTGGTATGAAATACCGGGTTTTAATCAAGGGCTAAAGAGTTAGAAAGGTATatcaagttttatttattgatatataAATAACAGGAAAATGTGAAATGGAATGAATTCATAAATCTGAATTCAGATTTTGTATATTGTTAACTGACCTGCATGTATATTTACATCTTTCTGCAGTATaatgcagatttttttttaggaattcAGTAAAGATCAGTTGGGTGATTTACTAAAGAAAATAGGAGATGCTTCATTAGCCTTGACAGAACTGCACAGAGATCCTTGGGGCAATGAAATACGAGTGTAAGAAGCTGcactatttttgaatttgccaTCTAACTCCAGTTTCGACAAGTTGGTCCTTTGTTGAAAGTCAAATACAATTTAAGATGTTTAAATCTTTGTGTATAAATCGTAATTTGTGTCGGATATCAAGAAGAACAAAGCAGAGTAATCtagtttttgtatttgtattaaatgtttatttctaaCGATTTGGGGTTTTGATTCAATCCTTGAATGACAAGTATAAGACAGATCATATAAATTCGTACCCACTAAGTAATATCGAACCTGTTTGTAACCCACGAGATCAACGTTTGCAGAAATTGTAGTGAAATCGAAAAGATGTGGCTCAATTCCGAGTTCTTTTAGAACAAATGGTACCGTTCtcgatttcttttttcccCTTGCAAACTGAAACACCCCGGTACGTTCCTTGTCTCTTATTGGTCATTTTCACTATGGTTCTTGTCTATTTCACCATCCGTCACCTGTAAGTCTAAATCAAGTCATCACAATAGACCGCATCCAATGTGAAAAAGCGACGTTTTCATGAACCTGACCGATCGCTCAGTGGCGCCCGGTTAATTTTTCTATGAGAGATATAAAGTTAATTACAGTAATAGATAGgaatacaaatattaaaacttactTTTCCTAGATATATTATCTACTGTTCTTGCCACTAATGTTCTACTACACTCTTATCTAGATAACTTTCTGTCCTTTAGAGGATAATCAACCCGGCGCCGCTGGTCAATCGTCTAAATTCGTAAATGCATTGCTTTGAAAAACGCTGCTAATATCAGCCTGGTAGACAGAATGTCGGCTTCTAGaggtaaataaaaagaatattttacattaataaaattacctcataattttataatagaaTCAAAATCTTCTTccagaacttaaaaaaatgttacagaatAGCCACTTAGTTAAAATGTCTCGttggagaaattaattttctgaagCATTTATAGAGGAATTGAAGTTTACTCAGTCCTACAGTCCAAAATGTTTAACAGTACATTCTTATATGAAAAAAGGCCCCTTAAGAAGCAGAGGATAGGCCCCCCAGATGTGTATCCCCAAGAACCAAAGCAGAAAGAAGATGAATTAACTAGCATTAACGTGAAACATGGGTTTCCGACTATGACCCATTTGAATGATGAGTTTGGAACTGCCAGGAATTGTAATGTTCCCGCTAGCAAGGTGAAATTGAGATACATACTAACTATAATGAATAGTAGTATATTAATAGTACAAAATAGTACAGCTCAATGGCGTACGAGTTAAAGTTTACAAGATGAGGGGTAAAGCAATAAGTTTTGCAATGAAAGTGTGTGACATGAGTTTGCATAACCATGGAAATATGAAATGCTCTGATATTGACTAGGATTTAATAGGACAGATTTATTTGGTGGCAGCTTTCTGTACCTACTTTGACATACAAAGAAGTATTTAATTACTTTCCATTATATTATTTCAGGTTGGAGCATATTTTAACTCTATCAATACTCTCAAAGAAGGCCTCAGCTGTATGCCTGAATCTGGAAGAAAGAGACAACAAATCAAtcataaagataatttttggCAAGCCACGATGAGAACTAAAAATCATATAGAGTCATGGTTTAGAGATCTTGCAGGCAATAAGCCACTTATGATTTTATCTAAGAAGGCtcccaattttaacaagaaagaagaaatttttatgatgCTAGCTGAATATCAGGTTCCGATGCTGAGAGCTGCTTGGTTCATTAAATTGAGTTCTGCATATACTGTTGCAGTAGCTGAGGCTAAAATCAAGAAAAGACAAATGTCAGATCCTACTACAGGTAAGTATTTCAAAAAAGCACCAggttaaaaatctttaactGGAGCTAGAAGACATTGTTAACTCCAGTGATTTCCACCTATCATTCTAACAATTACTTTGTCTAAAAGTTAGTTAAGtttataaaacaatttcaataatttttaagtattagaTATTACAAAgcgagaaattttgaaaaaacctcttttttaaattgataagTAAATACTGTTTCTTTCCTATTTTAGAATGGACTGCCACTTTATTAAAGTTCCTTAAGGATCAAACTCCAAAATTGCAAGAATATTATTCACAAACTGAGAAACCTCCTCTTCCAAATACACCTCTAACTGCTCTGGCTAATAATGAAACTGAACAAAAGCTAGCTTTACGGCACTGGAATTACTGCTGTAGGTTATTGAAATACATGTATGAAGAGGGTTTAATCGATAGACAGGAGGTACTAATGTGGATAATTGAATTGTTGGAAAAACATGATAAGGCCAAAAGTCAGCCACAGGACGATGGCTTGTTAAGATTGTTTCTGCCACTTACATTGCAATACTTAGGTGagttacataattttaaagagtTTACTAAACATATAAGTGAATTGGGAAGTTGGGTTTCTCAACCAATATAGTGGCTTCAAAGAAATTAACAAATCTAATATTGCATTTGATAATTTGCAtcataaaacatttcaattttttttattaacgactggtatatttttatatatattttttaaagacgAATTTGTGCAATCTGAACTCTTATCTCGCCGCCTTTGCAATTTCTGCACAAGGAAGTTGAACTTCCTTATGAATACGGTGGCCGAATCCAACTTGATTACATCTCCGCCCAGTGAGAGTAAAACTGACCAGAAGGACGGAGAGAAAGACGTTAAAAAGGAGAACGTGCCGCCCAATCCCCTGCAGACGAATTTGAATGAATACCAGAACTGTTCCCATCACAGGGATATAGGTACtgatttttcagtattttgtTAGTTTGTTATAGAGTTGATAGATGTGATTTATTGATTCTAATCATTTCATcggttttaaatgtttttgaaatttatgacaATATTTAAATCGCCCTGATCAGTAcctaattttccaaatatagAAATTACTCCATGtccttttttttagttatccAATTGAGTACCATTGTCCATACAATTATACTCGAATGTCCAACCGCTTTAGTGTGGTGTTCAACTGGGGTGGGTACACAGTGGCACGGATCTCCGCTGGACTATTTACCTATAGGTAACTTCGTAGATGAAacgaattttacaaaattataaaaacaacTTTCTTATAGCACCATCGTTATTGCCATTACCAACTAGATGCGACACCAATTCATATTTGACACAAATTAAGCAAGTTGAACGGACAGTAAGGGAAAGAAGTAAGCGTGCAGAAGGGAAATGGTGTATTGATAAGTTTCAGACTAGCACGGCAGGtcagttttgttttatttttcttcgataACTGGGTACGAGTCAAAATACCTTATCTATCTAACCCTTATTGAATAACCTTGTGCAGTGTTTTATTTTAGAGCATCAGGGacaatctttttttaattgattaatttgctATGTAGTAAATTCTATTGAAAATAGCGTATATTCagaataaatttacatttttgcccatgttatgtttttttttatttgttttaagatGTCTAGTATTTCTTTTGCTGTTAGTtcgcttcaaattttgaaaagttatttgGCTCATCTCGCGAATACGTCTTTCTTAATTCTAATGTACCTATGCCTTCATTATTGCGATTCTTTCTCATTTTGATTGTGATTCGCTTGTTTATTTAGGAACAGTCACAACGCGAGTTCTGGCAGCTTTAGATGCATTAGATAGACACCGATTTGACAAAATGGATTCTACCAATTCTTTGGATACACTATATACTAAGGTATGGATCAAGGTGAAACATGTTAAACATGAATTTTTCTTCctagtttttgaaaagttttcttgtaatttttaagttatgtctaaaatataaaagtaataATGTTTTCCCAGATATTTACTGGATTGGGTGATCAAGAGAATGCCATTGTCAAACTTCTTTGTGAATGGGCAGTATCCCCAGAGCGAACTGGTGAACATAGAGCCCTGGCTGTGGCCGCTCTATTAGGTAAAGTAGTCTTTTGTTATCTCCATAGGAATTCCTAAATAGGAAAGATCGCCCCTTTTTTAGAAGGACACAAGACCACTTTCATTTTCCTCCATATACAATGTTTGTAAAGTATTCGATAAGCTTCGAGAACCTGAAACATTGTActatttaagttaatttaattttaactccTTTTTGGTTTTATAACAAAATGAAACTGGCAGTTGCTACATCTGTTTTTTTATGGACGCAGCATACAAGGTTTTACAAGGTTAAATTAAGAGAAACCAAATTGaaatcattgataattttttccattttcactttttacaGGATTTAAAGCGTAGATGAAATATTATATTcaacatcaaatttattttccccTTTTCGGTTTTAGATAGAAGACAGTCCGATACGAATCCAACTGAAGGCCAGGAAGCAACGCCTGGAGACGACAAAGATAGCAACAGTTCAGTGCCTGGGGGACCTCCTATGTTTCAGGCGCttctaatgaaatttttggacGTTGACGCTCCACTGCCGGGCCCTGATGATTCTGCACAGGTGAAGAACACTTTATCGTCTTTACACATCgatatttgtaaaaatcttTGTATGCTTATGGgttgttaattaatttcagaaaaagacagccttttcaaatttggttcACTTGTTCTCTGAACTTATTCGCAGAGATGTGTTTTCACACGATGCCTATATGTGCACTTTAATTGCACGAGGTGATTTGATCGGACATGAGGAAAATTCAGATAATATGGTTCATCATCATAAGAGTGAGgtaaactgaaaataattttttaaatcaatatagGTTGCCCCAATTTCAAAATAGAACTCGATAGCATCTAACTTTCTTGAATAATCTTGGAGCTAACTtcattgatattttaattttgtgttttatcaatataaatttgttatttataagaaaatatgtCAAATCTAACTCAATACATTCTACAACTTTATTgctgtaatattttgttttatatttatttttgattactTTTCTTACATTGTTTTCACGTTTAGCCTATGGATTACGATGACGCTGATGTAGATAATGACCTAGACAAAATACTCCAGAATATCAAAGAAgatcaacaaaattcaatggACATTCCTGACAGCCCAAAAGAGCACGATCATGGCCATCATCCGCACGTTCCTAACATGGGACATGTTCCTATGGAAACGGGACATGGAGATCATAAGGTAAATATGTAGATCATACtgtgaatatttaattgagCAACGCCTAcatgttgtttttttactatttatttttcaatattgtttatatCATAATTTGGTTTTGCAGATAAAAGCATCCCGTCATTTTCTTTACACGACTCATTTTCCTCTAAGTCAAGATGACCCTTTTAGTCAACATGACTGTAATCAGAGACATATATTGTTATATGGCGTCGGAAAAGTTAGAGACGAAGCGAGACATACGGTCAAGAAAATGTCCAAAGAAATATGCAAGTTGTTTTCGAAGAAATTTAGCGTTGATGTTGCAGAGGGCGGTAAGGTAGGATTTGATTAGAAGCTACTAAGCGACAGTGGCGAAATGtagcattatttaaattacgattttacccaaagttaaatttgttttactatttatttctatttaaaaggGAGTTATACTAGAATCTATGTATATAcatcgtttttttctttttaggtGAAAAAGCATTCAAggaatgaatttaattttgaagccACTACGCAAAAGTGTCAAAGTTTGAGCTATTTTGATCAACACGTAGTGACGTGGCAGTGCAGTGTTACGGTCATAGAAATGCTTAATTCGTTTGCAACGGGAAATTCTAATTATTTGCCGGTTCAGGAACACGttgcatttttatttgatttgatgGAATTAGCTTTGAATATTTATGGGCTTATTGATGTCTGTATTCAGATATTAAAGGTAAATTTATATCAATAATGTTTTTGAGTATGGGCCATTTTCTttccttttcatttttctctaTACTTCTCTTTCGATTTTTCGCGGGATTATTGTTCTTTTCTGATTCTATAGGAACTACCAGAAGTCGAAAACCagttatataataaaaattcagtgCTGAGTAGGAACTATACCACGGGTCTTAGTTTATACATTGTTGGAGTTCTCAGAAGATACCATTGCTGTTTACTCCGTAAGTATCATATCGTTTAGTgtgtg containing:
- the Nup107 gene encoding nuclear pore complex protein Nup107 gives rise to the protein MNNDLCRSVRLLEEALAPSPGSLLRTPIGKKSKLRSVTQADPDLSITVLPHEVDMILNDTPSFIYNQTMKDLLDTDKTIPGGIIQKQDPWKTASDSLYLEFFEILQGQTGSQDALEVLAELARCCSDTLSVVRGLKSKVATKVVEEEKWLEKEKDTWRLLFILFQDRLMIQNLSEEGTEALHYHGRSEKLCIENLFKRDHLIRECQLVIDWLEADAGEKENQILHFSDVTVGWENTLHQLQSNGTIAFGSSRQIVDKIDPDAPHYQEKCLHDLDREDEKRLSKSIFKEIRSGKLEEAQKLARQCGHSWKAALFEGWQLYHNPNIKEDMIAENMSEADDGYEEMECHEVKNVEGNSNRDIWKIMAIKYAMQNYIDIFEKAAIGVFCGHLNAVLPVCSTWEDYLWAYMKIMVDIRVESEIRDYCSRYNSYVSLPDEYWQQGRSLNEIFGDLESSTSKLVREESKDPYHIIQKYVILDEIPALLGDLLEWSESPSTSTHFLRFSAHLVLFLDQIGRGSKRDCVAGVIRAYIKRLMKMNETQLVAHYVSKLNLNSQVHLYAQHLENITDLDERKQALHYAEQCGLDLFKITKQIVENIRHKSEDLDQAGNLQKKLTETDKLKISALDWLSFFESQRVELLIQSNALIFNFLVMGKLDAAQLAFNKVPIDAVGELTAEIGDDNKEFNKNVKEHLSYKAYLEAYESFNAWFKQSKNKPAEPAGLPPTATFPEKVIHEHRISQYKADVDRWELTTTHLANTAKTLLYNVLLFPDGWLIGARDADHLRKTVLPEVSFLLYSVLCDTKMYGKCVELGNIIASEQYLLYKEFSKDQLGDLLKKIGDASLALTELHRDPWGNEIRV